The genomic region CCAGGTTCAAATTGCACCCACAGCACTCACCATGTGACCTAGTGATGAGACACAGAACTGTGATACCCACAGATCCAGGTTCCAATTCCACCCACAGCACTAACCTTGTAAACTAGTGATGAGAATGCAGAGCTGTGAAACCCACAGATCCAGCTTCAAAGCTCACTTCCCCCACTCACCATGTGATCTAGTGCTGACATCACAGAACTGGGACAACTTAGATGCAAGTTCCAATCCCACCAATTTCACTGTGACCTAGTGCTGGTGGGAGTGCAGAGCACCATCCCTTGCAGACCTAAGTTCCCACCTCCACCACTCACTGTTTGCCAATTATTTAGGTTTCCTATGGACAAAGTTAGATAGCAGGCTCTTTGGATAAGGGATCTTGCAACCATGTGCACACTGACAGTGCTCTATAAATAGTAAAACATCCTTACTGGCAGGGCTGCTTCTGAGGGCTTATTCTACATCTGCAAGTGCTATCGCTCAGGTATCTTCAGTAAAACAAATTAAATCACATGGTCCCATTTACcaccaaatggaaaaaaaaaaccctttgctGATTAATGCTAAAACTATGTTCCCATTCTAAGCAAGCACTGGAAGAGCCCACGCAGGCTCAGCCAGGCTCGGATTGACCGTTAGGTAATGGAGGGAGATCTGCACACACAAAAACCCCCCCAATGATCACGTTTTAACTTCCACCCAGGTCCTCTTCCCCAGTCGCCATCAGTCAGCCAGCCATGTCCAGAGCTTGACCTTTCCTCTCTAACTCTCCCACTGAAATCTTCACTTGAGTAGCGcagctgccttctctctctctctcctcattagTCGTGATGCTGCCCTCTCCTTCTGCCCCTCTCTGCAGTGTCAGGGCTCTGCATGGTCTGAATCCAGCCCTGCTTTCATATTTCTTGTGCCCTGACCCCTCAGCGCTCTCCCCCGTTGCAGAGTCGCTTCCCTCCCCCATCTTAGTTTgccaaggctctctctctcccccccatttACCTTCGGATTCCTCCTCAAACCCCACTATGGATGTTTGGGCCTGGACTTCTTCTCAGAtgcctgctgcttcctgcttctcctggatTCAAGGCCTTACGGGGCAGGGGTCTACCATTTTCTGTTTATAGAGAGGGCTTTAATTCTCAGCGAGGGAATCCTTCCtgaacaagacaaggcaagaatcATCGCTGACTGTAAAGCAAGCAGAATGAGCTGCTTTGCTAGGGTCAAACACTGCTCAGCTCTGTTCACATGACCAGCAACTATCTTTAGCTCAAGATATTTATATTACAAATAGCAACTTCTAAGCTGTTGCACTGGGTCAGAAAGCGTTATCAATCAGTCGGGCAAGAGCAGAGCTGTTCTGCACACCATCGGAGTCGGTCACAGTTTCTTCTCACGTGCGTGCTGTCTGCACGTTAGCTAATCCTCCAAAGGTCCAACTGGCCACAGAGAGAACATGGCCAAGGTGCAGATCAAGGTGGAAGAGAAGCTCTTCGCCGTGGAGAAGACGCTTCTGGTGAGGCACAGTGAGTACTTCCGAGCCCTCTTTGAGTCTGGCATGAGAGAGAGCACACAGGACAAGCTGCAGATCCAGGGCTTCACGGCCCTGGGATTCCTAACCATGCTGAGGGTCCTGGGAGGAGAGAGACCTATCCTGAACTGTGAGGAAATCCTGCAGGCTGTGGAGTGTGCAGCATTCCTGCAAGTGAAAGCATTAGCCAAATATCTGATGAACTCCATCAACTCCGACAACTGCCTTGTCATGTTCCAAGCTGCAGCAACCTACGGGCTGTTGGATCTCTTTCATGCTGCAGCACTGTTCATACGAGACATTTATTCCGACTTTGGAGACTATTTAGACTGTCTGCCCACAGACCTGGTGGATTACGTTGAgtcccttttgcccagcaccttTCTAGCAGTTGGACAGCACACTCCATCCTTTGAGTTCCTGGAGGACTATTCCAGGACCATCTGCTACCTGGATGAAGATGCAAACATGTGGAGGACCTTGGGCTGCCTGCCAGAGCAAGCCAGCACTTTCCTGGCAGGAGTCACCACCTTAGATAATAAAATGTACATTGTTGGAGGAGCCCGCGGTGCCAGCAAACAGGTTGTGGACCTGAGCTTTTGCTACGATGCAGACAGCAACAGCTGGAGTCAGTTCTCCAGCCCTCAACAGCTGCGTTACGATATTTCACTGATAGGTCATGAAGGATATCTGTTAGCAATTGGTGGGGAATATAACAAAATCTCACTGAACTCAGTGGAGAAATATAATGTGTCCAGTGGCACCTGGACCTTTGCCTCCGATCTGCCCCAGCCTATAGCAGGTGCGCCCTGTGCTAAAACCATGGGGAGGATATTCGTCTGTCTATGGAAGCCTTTAGACACCACAATCATCTACGAGTATGAGAGCAGGAAGGACATGTGGCTCCCCATAGCTGACTTAAAAAGGTCTCAGAGCTATGGGCATTGCATGGTGGCCCACAGGGATGACCTCTACGTGATGAGGAACGGGCCCTCGGATGACTTCTTGCACTGCATTATCGAATGTTTCAACCTTTCCAGCCAGCAGTGGACTGCTCTGCCTGGCCAATACGTGAACAGCAAAGGTGCTCTCTTCACGTCTGTTGTCAGAGGAGACACTGTGTTTACCTTAAACAGGATGGTAACCCTCATATATTCCATAGAAGATAagaaatggaaacccaaaaaggaGAAAGCTGGTTTTCCAAAGGGAGGTTCGTTGCATACCTTCTTTCTCAGACTCCCCAAGGTCACCTAAAACTACACAATGTCCAAGGCCCTCACAGAGTCCACATCACCTGCAGCTTCACGACTGCTTTCCTCTTTTAGttcccaccacctccactgggaggctcttCCACGTATCTACCAACCTTTCTGGGAAGCAACCACCCCGTCTACTCCTCCATACCATGGTCCAATGTCCTCGGACCTCTTTTCCAATGAAAAGTTATACCCTTAAGGTATTTCATTGTCTCTGCCGTatcccctttcctccagggaacACGACATATCTAGACCCTTAAGTCTCACTATCATTTTGGGAGACCTCCCTTGGACTCAATGTTCATTCTAAGTTTCTCATTGATTACTTGTACAGACAGTCAGACTCGTTATCTTGTGCTTTCTTTTACTGACTaagcctctccctatgcactctagcatcccccccccccccaaatacactGTTTTCTCACCTAGGGGGTCGACACCAGTATCTCACTCCCCACTACATAGTGCTCCCCTTGGTTCCTCTACcctaaatgcatgactgcatCTTTGTGCAATTAATTCCAGCTGCCACACCCTTGTTCATTAAAATACATAATATTGCACACTAGCCGGCTTCCTGAACATTTCACTTATTTCTTTAGACTTAATTGGTAGCATGAGGGTATTTCTCTGACCCCAGAAGGCTCTcgctctaagtttgtacctggaaGCAGGGTTTTCTGACTGAGATCTCCATAGGCTGGAGCTGAGGTAGCattgtctgctgcctgaagcTGTGTTTTATAGCAGTAAGATCCAAGAAATGGTCCTGCACCAGACCATTGGGAAAATCATGGAAGAAGCCAACCCTTCTTAAAATAAGCCATGGATTTAGCTCacactttttcattggtagcacaAGGTACTGTCGTTAACTCCCTGTCTGCAGAGGCCTCACAATCTAGGGACCTTATCtagtaagcattttccccatagacacggaaggggagaaaagccttagtaaatcaggctctaagtttgtacctgaggcaatggaaggtaaagtgaccttgcccaaggtcaccagtgggatttgaaccctccaCTCTGACCACTGGGCTATTCCTCCATTCTCTCTTAGGATCCTTGTAACCAAACCTCAGGACGCATGAGCAATCCATGCAGCTCCTGCTAACTAAGACTCCATCCCCATAGTTTGTTTTtgctgcaataaaatattgaCTGTTCGCAGAAATTACCTTGGGATCAGCT from Rhinatrema bivittatum chromosome 13, aRhiBiv1.1, whole genome shotgun sequence harbors:
- the KBTBD13 gene encoding kelch repeat and BTB domain-containing protein 13, with the protein product MAKVQIKVEEKLFAVEKTLLVRHSEYFRALFESGMRESTQDKLQIQGFTALGFLTMLRVLGGERPILNCEEILQAVECAAFLQVKALAKYLMNSINSDNCLVMFQAAATYGLLDLFHAAALFIRDIYSDFGDYLDCLPTDLVDYVESLLPSTFLAVGQHTPSFEFLEDYSRTICYLDEDANMWRTLGCLPEQASTFLAGVTTLDNKMYIVGGARGASKQVVDLSFCYDADSNSWSQFSSPQQLRYDISLIGHEGYLLAIGGEYNKISLNSVEKYNVSSGTWTFASDLPQPIAGAPCAKTMGRIFVCLWKPLDTTIIYEYESRKDMWLPIADLKRSQSYGHCMVAHRDDLYVMRNGPSDDFLHCIIECFNLSSQQWTALPGQYVNSKGALFTSVVRGDTVFTLNRMVTLIYSIEDKKWKPKKEKAGFPKGGSLHTFFLRLPKVT